In a genomic window of Streptomyces sp. NBC_01231:
- a CDS encoding alpha-L-fucosidase → MIWTSDEWRPPVHESGSFVRRRVLGAAAGVAAAGVLPTAAPSLAASVAGTDSVGESAAGADTGAVWGAVPDPVPVPLDAYVDNDGIDTAAARGGDFDGSGYTFPGEELPAGRVEVDGVPYLFPSSGSGANNVVAMGQRIELPKGRYLSLLFLAAGSYGDASGTATVNYADGSTTTAPLGGPDWYATGGSLSTPYRYAPDGSKDEHRVGIGSAEVWCDPRREAVAVTLPVSHQPEANQTSLHVFALTVQPAAQGKALALRNAHSTVSLLGSAGAQSVEATLVNAGTDPVLAVDGVTVSVDVPGARTVLTSSVPRLDPGEQSRLRIGIRNRAQTTPGTQQDGRVIASGRGGQAAVAPSKLTLGTADYEPTDASLGRHQAPYWFSDAKFGIFIHWGVYSVPAWSPVGKQYAEWYWNHMQDPNNDVYAYHAQKYGEDFAYDDFIPMFRAERFDPRSWVELFRDAGAQYHVLTSKHHEGFALWDTKLSDRNAVKMGPRRDLVRELFDASTKYTPELHRGLYFSMPEFFNPDQPWMGHAPRNPYTLEPVPYTGYTSGKDFVKGYQAPQMLELIHNYSPELLWCDIGGANDSRNVLAEYFNHAKKSRVPADVTINDRSGIPFHDFTTPEYTTYANTVVAKWESSRGLDPFSYGYNQATPDDAYMTTEQVVQSLVDIVSKNGNFLLDIGPRADGTIPQIMQTRLRETGHWLKVNGEAIFDTTYWSRMAQLGEDLRFTVRQGKAFYIHSLAEPGSRLTVEAPVPVRSGDKVTMLGYNRPLTWTQKGGALVIEVPAAARKAGEHVWVFKVEWRS, encoded by the coding sequence ATGATCTGGACATCCGATGAATGGAGACCCCCAGTGCATGAATCCGGTTCATTCGTGAGACGCCGAGTGCTCGGAGCCGCAGCGGGGGTCGCCGCTGCGGGCGTGCTCCCCACGGCCGCCCCGTCCCTGGCCGCGTCCGTCGCAGGGACGGACAGCGTGGGGGAGTCGGCTGCGGGGGCGGACACGGGTGCCGTCTGGGGTGCCGTCCCGGACCCCGTGCCTGTCCCGCTCGACGCCTACGTCGACAACGACGGAATCGACACCGCGGCCGCGCGCGGCGGAGACTTCGACGGCTCCGGCTACACCTTCCCCGGGGAGGAACTCCCGGCCGGCCGCGTCGAAGTCGACGGGGTGCCCTACCTCTTCCCGTCGTCCGGTTCAGGCGCGAACAACGTGGTCGCGATGGGGCAGCGCATCGAGCTCCCCAAGGGCCGCTATCTGTCGCTGCTGTTCCTGGCGGCCGGCAGCTACGGTGACGCGTCCGGTACGGCGACGGTGAACTACGCCGACGGATCGACGACCACGGCCCCACTCGGCGGCCCGGACTGGTATGCGACGGGCGGATCGCTCTCCACGCCGTACCGCTATGCCCCTGACGGCAGCAAGGACGAGCACCGCGTAGGCATCGGCTCGGCGGAGGTGTGGTGTGACCCCCGGCGCGAGGCCGTCGCGGTCACCCTGCCCGTCAGCCACCAACCAGAGGCGAACCAGACCTCGCTCCACGTCTTCGCACTCACCGTCCAACCGGCCGCCCAAGGCAAGGCCTTGGCGCTGCGCAACGCCCACTCCACCGTGTCGCTGCTCGGATCCGCCGGAGCCCAGAGCGTCGAGGCGACTCTGGTCAACGCCGGCACGGATCCCGTCCTGGCAGTGGACGGCGTGACGGTGAGCGTCGACGTACCCGGCGCCCGCACCGTGCTGACATCGTCAGTACCGCGCCTCGATCCAGGCGAACAGAGCCGACTCCGCATCGGAATACGCAATCGGGCACAGACCACACCCGGAACCCAGCAGGACGGCCGTGTCATCGCCTCCGGGCGCGGCGGGCAGGCCGCCGTCGCGCCGAGCAAGCTCACCCTCGGGACGGCGGACTACGAACCGACGGACGCATCTCTGGGTCGGCACCAGGCGCCGTACTGGTTCAGCGATGCCAAGTTCGGCATCTTCATCCACTGGGGCGTCTACTCCGTCCCGGCCTGGTCGCCCGTCGGCAAGCAGTACGCCGAGTGGTACTGGAACCACATGCAGGACCCCAACAACGACGTGTACGCCTACCATGCGCAGAAGTACGGCGAGGACTTCGCCTACGACGACTTCATCCCCATGTTCCGGGCAGAGCGGTTCGATCCGCGGTCGTGGGTGGAGCTGTTCCGGGACGCGGGCGCGCAGTACCACGTACTGACCTCGAAGCATCACGAGGGCTTCGCCCTGTGGGACACCAAGCTCTCCGACCGCAACGCGGTGAAGATGGGGCCCCGGCGGGATCTGGTACGCGAACTCTTCGACGCGTCCACGAAGTACACGCCGGAGCTGCACCGCGGGCTGTACTTCTCGATGCCGGAGTTTTTCAACCCCGACCAGCCCTGGATGGGACACGCTCCGCGCAATCCCTACACCCTCGAACCGGTGCCGTACACCGGATACACCTCCGGCAAGGACTTCGTGAAGGGCTATCAGGCCCCGCAGATGCTGGAGCTGATCCACAACTACAGCCCGGAGCTGCTGTGGTGCGACATCGGCGGGGCCAACGACAGCCGTAATGTCCTGGCCGAGTACTTCAACCACGCGAAGAAGAGCCGTGTGCCGGCCGATGTGACGATCAACGACCGGTCCGGTATCCCCTTCCACGACTTCACCACGCCCGAGTACACGACCTACGCGAACACCGTTGTGGCGAAGTGGGAGTCCAGCCGGGGCCTCGACCCGTTCAGCTACGGCTACAACCAGGCCACGCCGGACGACGCGTACATGACCACGGAGCAGGTGGTGCAGAGCCTGGTCGACATCGTCTCCAAGAACGGCAACTTCCTCCTCGACATCGGCCCACGAGCGGACGGCACGATCCCGCAGATCATGCAGACCCGACTGCGCGAGACGGGCCACTGGTTGAAGGTCAACGGTGAGGCCATCTTCGACACCACCTACTGGTCACGCATGGCGCAGCTCGGCGAGGACCTCCGCTTCACGGTGCGGCAGGGCAAGGCGTTCTACATCCACTCCCTGGCCGAGCCGGGAAGCCGTCTGACCGTCGAGGCGCCGGTGCCCGTCCGCAGCGGGGACAAGGTCACCATGCTCGGCTACAACCGGCCGCTGACCTGGACCCAGAAAGGTGGAGCACTGGTCATCGAGGTACCGGCGGCGGCTCGGAAGGCGGGGGAGCACGTGTGGGTCTTCAAGGTGGAGTGGCGCAGCTGA
- a CDS encoding LacI family DNA-binding transcriptional regulator yields the protein MGRRIGIKDVAAAAGVSATTVSHILNEVEGKRINGETRQRVLETARELGYAPNGLARGLRLKRSNTIGFVSDQIATTPHAGRIILGAQEEAAKHDLLLLMLNTGGDPELERREIELLLQRQVDGVLYASMYHRVVEVPQRLRSVPTVLLDARSNDSGVPSVVPDEVQGGETAVRELIRHGHRRIGFINNVDDIPATHGRLEGYRRALAEAGIPEDPRLVVRVTTDAAGGYQAALRLLGADARPTALFCFADRVAMGVYRAAAELGLSIPEDLSVIGFDNQELICDGLFPGLTTVALPHYEMGARAVAQLLALTGAQDQGTGPAAQEMLPCPLVARASVTSPPRL from the coding sequence ATGGGCAGGCGGATCGGGATCAAAGACGTGGCGGCAGCCGCCGGTGTCTCGGCCACGACCGTCTCTCACATCCTCAACGAGGTCGAGGGCAAGCGCATCAATGGTGAAACCCGGCAGAGGGTGCTCGAAACGGCCCGCGAGCTGGGGTATGCGCCGAACGGACTGGCGCGAGGGCTGCGGCTGAAGCGGTCGAACACGATCGGCTTCGTCAGCGACCAGATCGCCACCACCCCGCACGCCGGCCGGATCATCCTGGGAGCCCAGGAGGAAGCGGCCAAGCATGACCTGCTGCTGCTCATGCTGAACACCGGCGGCGACCCGGAGCTGGAGCGCAGGGAGATCGAGCTGCTGCTGCAGCGCCAGGTCGACGGCGTGCTGTACGCGTCCATGTACCACCGGGTGGTGGAGGTGCCACAGCGGTTGCGGTCGGTCCCCACGGTGCTGCTGGACGCTCGCTCGAACGACTCCGGCGTTCCCTCGGTCGTCCCCGACGAGGTCCAGGGCGGTGAGACGGCGGTGCGCGAGCTGATCCGCCACGGCCACCGCCGGATCGGCTTCATCAACAACGTCGACGACATCCCGGCCACCCACGGTCGCCTGGAGGGCTACCGGCGAGCCCTCGCCGAGGCGGGCATCCCCGAAGACCCCCGGCTGGTGGTGAGGGTGACCACCGACGCCGCCGGCGGGTACCAGGCAGCACTGCGACTGCTGGGGGCGGATGCACGACCCACCGCGTTGTTCTGCTTCGCCGACCGGGTGGCGATGGGTGTCTACCGCGCCGCTGCCGAACTGGGGTTGTCGATCCCGGAAGACCTGTCGGTGATCGGATTCGACAACCAGGAACTGATCTGTGACGGCTTGTTCCCCGGGCTGACCACCGTGGCCCTGCCGCACTACGAAATGGGGGCGCGGGCGGTCGCACAACTGCTCGCGCTCACGGGCGCGCAGGACCAGGGGACTGGTCCGGCCGCTCAGGAGATGCTGCCCTGCCCGCTGGTGGCACGGGCATCGGTCACTTCGCCGCCCCGACTCTGA
- a CDS encoding lactonase family protein has product MSRHNKRRSKLRKRMTVFGGGTVAVAAVVATVNVASAGQVSTTPSVASKADHAVFVQGNELAGNTIHVFRRGDDGKLTAAGKYATGGKGGDQVDAPTDSLASQGSLVYDDRSGRLLAVNAGSGTLTSFAVQGQKLMDRQTVPTGGDFPAAITVSGDLAYVMNAGGAGSVQGFRITSTGLKPLSGSYRSLGLENETVPLFSSSPGQVAFTPDGRNLVVTTKSANTIEVFPIGRDGRPARAPVVNKSAGKVPFAIAFDKSGRMLVAEAAESTVSTYKVRHDGALKAVQKPLANGQDTLCWLERAGDFFYGGNTGNSTVTGYRMDARGRLALTNEAGIAAAPSGKSQGVIDLAVAADRFVYVQNATSGTVDGFRVGRNGALIKITTVTGLPAFAESGMEGITAV; this is encoded by the coding sequence ATGAGCAGGCACAACAAGCGCAGGTCGAAGCTGCGCAAGAGGATGACCGTTTTCGGCGGTGGCACGGTGGCTGTCGCGGCGGTCGTGGCCACGGTCAACGTGGCTTCCGCAGGCCAGGTTTCGACCACCCCGAGCGTCGCCTCGAAAGCCGACCACGCCGTCTTCGTCCAGGGCAACGAACTGGCCGGGAACACCATCCACGTCTTCCGGCGTGGCGACGACGGCAAGCTGACCGCCGCGGGCAAGTACGCCACCGGTGGCAAGGGCGGCGACCAGGTCGACGCGCCCACCGACTCGCTCGCCTCGCAGGGGTCGCTGGTCTACGACGACCGGTCCGGTCGGCTCCTGGCGGTCAACGCGGGCAGCGGCACGCTGACGTCCTTCGCCGTGCAGGGTCAGAAACTGATGGATCGCCAGACGGTGCCCACCGGGGGTGACTTCCCCGCCGCCATCACCGTCTCGGGCGATCTCGCCTACGTCATGAACGCGGGCGGCGCCGGAAGTGTCCAGGGCTTCAGGATCACCTCGACGGGGCTGAAGCCGCTGAGCGGTTCGTACCGAAGCCTGGGGCTGGAGAACGAGACGGTGCCGCTCTTCAGCAGCTCACCGGGACAGGTGGCCTTCACGCCGGACGGCCGGAACCTGGTCGTCACCACCAAGTCGGCCAACACCATCGAGGTCTTCCCCATAGGACGGGACGGCCGCCCGGCGCGCGCACCGGTCGTGAACAAGTCGGCGGGCAAGGTGCCCTTCGCCATCGCCTTCGACAAGTCCGGCCGCATGCTGGTCGCCGAGGCCGCCGAGTCCACGGTCAGTACATACAAGGTGCGGCACGACGGGGCATTGAAGGCGGTCCAGAAGCCCTTGGCCAATGGGCAGGACACTCTGTGCTGGCTGGAGCGCGCGGGTGACTTCTTCTACGGCGGCAACACCGGCAACTCGACGGTCACCGGCTACCGCATGGACGCGCGCGGCCGACTCGCGCTGACCAACGAGGCGGGCATCGCCGCCGCGCCGTCCGGGAAGTCGCAGGGGGTCATCGACCTCGCCGTCGCCGCCGACAGGTTCGTCTACGTCCAGAACGCGACCTCCGGCACCGTCGACGGCTTCCGGGTCGGACGCAACGGCGCCCTCATCAAGATCACGACGGTCACAGGACTGCCCGCCTTCGCCGAGTCCGGCATGGAGGGCATCACCGCGGTGTGA
- a CDS encoding arsenate reductase ArsC gives MSESKPSVLFVCVHNAGRSQMAAAFLTHLSQGRVEVRSAGSAPADAVNSAAVQAMAEAGIDLSAEKPKVLTVDAVQASDVVVTMGCGDTCPVFPGKRYLDWKLDDPAGQGVEAVRPIRDEIEQRIRGLLVELL, from the coding sequence GTGTCTGAGTCCAAGCCGTCCGTGCTGTTCGTGTGCGTCCACAACGCCGGGCGTTCGCAGATGGCCGCCGCCTTCCTCACCCACCTCTCCCAGGGCCGCGTCGAGGTCCGTTCCGCCGGGTCCGCACCGGCCGACGCCGTGAACTCGGCCGCCGTGCAGGCCATGGCGGAGGCGGGAATCGACCTGTCCGCCGAGAAGCCGAAGGTGTTGACGGTGGACGCCGTGCAGGCGTCCGACGTGGTGGTCACCATGGGCTGCGGCGACACCTGCCCCGTCTTCCCGGGGAAGCGGTACCTCGACTGGAAGCTCGACGATCCGGCCGGACAGGGGGTCGAGGCGGTCCGGCCGATCCGGGACGAGATCGAGCAGCGGATCCGCGGCCTGCTCGTCGAACTCTTGTGA
- a CDS encoding helix-turn-helix transcriptional regulator encodes MSDAAEAAPAGHPERWQRDAWGIEPDSINLALQSLSPRTTGVIIREAFYGTRRFDDFERHCGISPSVLSARLRDLVADGILEKTRYRAPGARGRDEYRLTDKGRSLVPILIALNDWAERWIVPPGASTVSLLHHDCGSPVRTVVTCDSGHEVTAPGQVLAVPGPGAKPASGTD; translated from the coding sequence GTGAGCGACGCAGCCGAAGCAGCGCCGGCAGGCCACCCGGAACGGTGGCAGCGGGACGCGTGGGGCATCGAACCCGACTCGATCAACCTCGCCCTACAGTCCCTGAGTCCGCGGACCACAGGCGTGATCATCAGGGAGGCCTTCTACGGCACGCGCCGCTTCGACGACTTCGAGCGGCACTGCGGCATCAGCCCGAGCGTGCTGTCCGCCCGACTCCGTGACCTCGTCGCCGACGGCATCCTGGAGAAGACCCGTTATCGCGCGCCGGGCGCACGCGGACGCGACGAATACCGCCTGACCGACAAGGGCCGAAGCCTGGTACCGATCCTGATCGCCCTGAACGACTGGGCGGAGCGCTGGATCGTCCCGCCCGGCGCGTCCACGGTCTCACTGCTCCACCATGACTGCGGCAGCCCGGTAAGGACGGTGGTGACCTGCGACTCCGGGCACGAGGTCACCGCGCCCGGCCAGGTCTTGGCGGTCCCGGGTCCCGGGGCGAAGCCGGCGTCCGGAACCGACTGA
- a CDS encoding metalloregulator ArsR/SmtB family transcription factor: MSKQELVVLGQDDADDCCPTLLTAPLDEETATGLARVFKALGDPVRLRLLSMIASRDGGEICVCDLTPAFDLSQPTISHHLKLLKQAGLIDSERRGTWVYYRLLPATTDRLAAVLTRPGTPAAEPAGTAS; encoded by the coding sequence ATGTCGAAACAAGAGCTTGTGGTGCTCGGCCAGGACGACGCCGACGACTGCTGCCCGACCCTCCTGACCGCCCCCTTGGACGAAGAGACGGCCACTGGCCTGGCCCGGGTCTTCAAGGCCCTGGGTGACCCGGTGCGGCTGCGACTGCTGTCGATGATCGCCTCGCGGGACGGCGGGGAGATCTGCGTGTGTGACCTGACCCCCGCGTTCGACCTCTCGCAGCCGACGATCTCGCACCACCTGAAGCTGCTGAAGCAGGCCGGGTTGATCGACTCCGAACGGCGCGGCACGTGGGTGTACTACCGGCTGCTGCCCGCCACGACCGACCGACTGGCCGCGGTCCTCACCCGCCCCGGCACCCCCGCTGCCGAGCCTGCCGGGACAGCCTCGTGA
- the arsB gene encoding ACR3 family arsenite efflux transporter has product MSETTVTAAAAGPVARRLSFLDRFLAVWILAAMASGLGLGRLVPGLGDGLAKVTVTGVSLPIALGLLVMMYPVLAKVRYDRLDTVTRDRRLLIPSLVLNWIVGPALMFALAWTFLPDLPEYRTGLIIVGLARCIAMVIIWNDLACGDREAAAVLVALNSVFQVIAFAALGWFYLNVLPGWLGLEQTSLDVSVWEIARSVLIFLGIPLLAGFLTRRLGEKTKGRIWYETELIPRVGPFALYGLLFTIVVLFALQGDAITSKPLDVARIALPLLVYFALMWAGSMAAGRAVGLDYPRATTLAFTAAGNNFELAIAVAIATFGATSGQALAGVVGPLIEVPVLIGLVHVALAARRFFPQSSATARPAVSPEGPARV; this is encoded by the coding sequence GTGAGCGAGACGACCGTCACCGCGGCGGCGGCCGGGCCGGTAGCCCGGAGGCTGTCGTTCCTGGACCGCTTCCTCGCGGTGTGGATCCTCGCCGCGATGGCATCCGGACTCGGCCTGGGCCGCCTCGTTCCCGGCCTCGGGGACGGGCTCGCGAAGGTCACCGTCACCGGGGTGTCGCTGCCGATCGCGCTCGGCCTGCTCGTGATGATGTATCCGGTCCTCGCGAAGGTCCGCTACGACCGCCTGGACACCGTCACCCGCGACCGCCGCCTGCTGATCCCGTCCCTGGTCCTGAACTGGATCGTCGGACCGGCGCTGATGTTCGCCCTCGCCTGGACGTTCCTGCCGGACCTGCCCGAGTACCGCACCGGTCTGATCATCGTCGGCCTGGCCCGCTGCATCGCGATGGTCATCATCTGGAACGACCTGGCCTGCGGCGACCGTGAGGCCGCTGCCGTCCTGGTCGCCTTGAACTCCGTGTTCCAGGTGATCGCGTTCGCCGCGCTCGGCTGGTTCTACCTGAATGTGCTGCCCGGTTGGCTCGGCCTGGAGCAGACCTCGCTCGACGTGTCGGTGTGGGAGATCGCCCGCTCCGTGCTGATCTTCCTCGGCATCCCGCTGCTGGCCGGGTTCCTCACCCGCCGACTGGGCGAGAAGACCAAGGGCCGCATCTGGTACGAGACGGAGCTGATCCCGCGCGTCGGCCCGTTCGCCTTGTACGGGCTGCTGTTCACGATCGTCGTGCTGTTCGCCCTCCAAGGTGACGCCATCACCTCCAAGCCGCTGGATGTCGCCCGCATCGCGCTGCCCCTGCTGGTGTACTTCGCGCTGATGTGGGCCGGCTCCATGGCGGCCGGTCGCGCGGTCGGCCTCGACTACCCGAGGGCGACGACGCTCGCGTTCACCGCGGCGGGCAACAACTTCGAGCTCGCCATCGCGGTCGCCATCGCCACCTTCGGAGCGACCTCCGGCCAGGCCCTCGCGGGAGTCGTCGGCCCCCTCATCGAGGTCCCCGTCCTCATCGGCCTGGTCCATGTCGCCCTGGCCGCCCGCCGCTTCTTCCCGCAGTCCTCTGCCACGGCCCGGCCGGCCGTCTCTCCGGAAGGTCCCGCCCGTGTCTGA
- the arsM gene encoding arsenite methyltransferase, whose product MTEQSMHLRETVRRRYAAAAIQVTEGGSACCGPAAIEIDDTFGSALYADGERDALPAEAVAASLGCGNPTAVADLGEGDRVLDLGSGGGIDVLLSARRVGPTGKAYGLDMTEEMLALALGNQKKAGAVNVEFLKGTIEAIPLPAETIDVVISNCVINLSTDKQSVFAETYRVLVPGGRIGISDVVADDTLTPAQRAERGDYVGCIAGALSFTEYRVGLEAAGFADIEITPTHPVADGMHSAIVRATKPQTVHTGRQGGATDPVECCGVTACCTPSEEVTAPSLTAAEAKSAAGCGCEA is encoded by the coding sequence ATGACCGAGCAGTCCATGCATCTGCGCGAGACCGTCCGCCGGCGTTACGCCGCAGCCGCGATCCAGGTCACCGAGGGAGGATCCGCCTGCTGCGGGCCGGCCGCGATCGAGATCGACGACACCTTCGGCTCCGCCCTCTACGCCGACGGCGAGCGCGACGCCCTGCCCGCCGAGGCCGTCGCCGCTTCCCTCGGCTGCGGCAATCCCACCGCGGTCGCCGACCTGGGCGAGGGCGACCGCGTCCTTGACCTCGGCTCCGGAGGCGGCATCGACGTCCTGCTCTCCGCCCGCCGGGTCGGCCCCACAGGCAAGGCGTACGGCCTGGACATGACCGAGGAGATGCTGGCGTTGGCGCTGGGCAACCAGAAGAAGGCCGGTGCCGTCAACGTCGAGTTCCTCAAGGGCACCATCGAGGCGATCCCCCTCCCGGCCGAGACGATCGACGTGGTGATCTCCAACTGCGTCATCAATCTGTCCACCGACAAGCAGTCGGTCTTCGCCGAGACCTACCGGGTCCTGGTCCCCGGCGGCCGGATCGGGATCTCCGATGTCGTCGCCGACGACACTCTCACCCCCGCCCAGCGGGCCGAACGCGGCGACTACGTAGGCTGCATCGCGGGCGCCCTCTCCTTCACCGAATACCGCGTGGGGCTCGAAGCGGCCGGGTTCGCCGACATCGAGATCACCCCGACCCACCCCGTCGCGGACGGGATGCATTCCGCCATCGTCCGGGCCACCAAGCCCCAGACCGTGCATACGGGCCGGCAGGGCGGCGCCACCGACCCGGTCGAGTGCTGCGGTGTCACCGCCTGTTGCACCCCCAGCGAGGAGGTCACCGCCCCTTCGCTGACGGCCGCCGAAGCGAAGTCCGCGGCCGGCTGCGGCTGCGAAGCCTGA
- a CDS encoding extracellular solute-binding protein, giving the protein MSSIAALAAATLVAGCGGAGSTGSSGADGNTLTLWTHNAGNAAEYGVVKQIVKDFNASQSTYKVKIQAFPQGSYNDSVVAAASARKLPCILDVDGPNVPNWAWGGYLAPLDLSKGQVPVKSQLPSTVGTYQDKTYASGFYDVALTLYSRKSVLKKYGIRVPTLDKPWTKTEFTDALAKIKAGGKFTNALDLGTGDPGEWWPYAYSPMLQSFGGDLIDRSTYKTAEGELNGDKAVEWGKWFRSLVTKGYAPQKSSKSPGDDFRNGKTAIQWDGSWSGQANVDKFGSDLVILPPVDFGNGPKIGGASWQWGMSSTCSNKEGAQAYLNFSRQTKYFVDFAKATGTIPATDAAAQQAKGYETGGQFNVFLKEAQKFAVVRPVTPAYPYISTVFSKTAMDILAGADVKGALDQAVSQIDNNLSTSNYSAGS; this is encoded by the coding sequence GTGTCGAGCATAGCCGCCCTGGCCGCGGCGACGCTCGTGGCCGGCTGCGGCGGTGCTGGGAGCACCGGCTCGTCAGGCGCCGACGGCAACACCCTGACTCTGTGGACGCACAACGCCGGCAACGCCGCCGAGTACGGCGTCGTGAAGCAGATCGTCAAGGACTTCAACGCCAGTCAGAGCACGTACAAGGTCAAGATCCAGGCGTTCCCGCAGGGTTCCTACAACGACTCGGTGGTGGCCGCGGCTTCGGCCAGGAAACTGCCCTGCATCCTCGACGTCGACGGGCCCAACGTCCCGAACTGGGCCTGGGGCGGGTACCTCGCGCCGCTGGATCTGTCCAAGGGCCAGGTCCCGGTGAAGAGCCAACTGCCCAGCACCGTCGGCACGTACCAGGACAAGACCTATGCGTCAGGGTTCTACGACGTCGCCCTCACCCTGTACTCCCGCAAGTCGGTCCTGAAGAAGTACGGCATCCGCGTCCCCACCCTCGACAAGCCCTGGACCAAGACCGAGTTCACGGACGCGCTCGCCAAGATCAAGGCGGGCGGCAAGTTCACCAATGCGCTGGACCTCGGCACGGGTGACCCCGGCGAATGGTGGCCGTACGCCTACTCACCGATGCTGCAGAGCTTCGGCGGCGACCTGATCGACCGCTCCACCTACAAGACCGCCGAGGGCGAGCTCAACGGTGACAAGGCCGTCGAGTGGGGCAAGTGGTTCCGCTCGCTGGTCACGAAGGGCTACGCGCCGCAGAAGTCCAGCAAGAGCCCGGGCGACGACTTCCGCAACGGCAAGACCGCCATCCAGTGGGACGGCAGCTGGTCGGGCCAGGCCAACGTCGACAAGTTCGGCAGCGACCTGGTGATCCTCCCGCCGGTCGACTTCGGCAACGGACCGAAGATCGGCGGAGCCTCCTGGCAGTGGGGCATGAGCTCGACCTGCTCCAACAAGGAAGGCGCCCAGGCGTATCTGAACTTCTCCCGGCAGACGAAGTACTTCGTGGACTTCGCCAAGGCAACCGGCACCATCCCCGCCACCGACGCGGCAGCCCAGCAGGCGAAGGGGTACGAGACGGGCGGCCAGTTCAACGTCTTCCTCAAGGAAGCGCAGAAGTTCGCGGTGGTCCGGCCCGTCACCCCGGCCTACCCCTACATCTCCACGGTGTTCTCCAAGACAGCCATGGACATCCTGGCCGGCGCCGACGTCAAGGGCGCCCTTGACCAGGCCGTAAGTCAGATCGACAACAACCTGTCGACCAGCAACTACTCCGCCGGCAGCTGA